From one Anoplolepis gracilipes chromosome 8, ASM4749672v1, whole genome shotgun sequence genomic stretch:
- the LOC140668846 gene encoding uncharacterized protein has translation MPAQIRELFAYICIFGNPTDVPTLWNKYKDQMIEDFVNNNVVDPENMALNHIQEILRNNGSSCGNFQLPNPIPVNIYVTEYNVDEEKRPGEYLLSTLNDEQKHVYNIVIRVIDNENEPQRLFYIDGFAGSGKTYLFNTFLSVIRRRNEIIIPCASTGIAATLLKGGKTYHSLFKLLIPIDDGAKSNIRGNSQAARELISAKLIIWDEVTVGHALTAVDKLFKDLMKNERPFGGKVILFAGDFRQNLPVVPHAQKVALIESTVKYNPIWRNVTQVKLQQNMRTGEEKEFANWLMQLGDDAGWVGTARYVGPQDLRISTLSIFLWGYCKEVIYKTLPEDIEDLETKLRFAIWNIDKEIMENVERNLLKRMRACVRMDGGHFEHLL, from the exons ATGCCTGCACAAATTCGAGAGCTATTTGcctatatttgtatatttggaAATCCAACAGATGTACCAACACTTTGGAATAAATACAAAGATCAAATGATTGAAGACTTTGTAAACAACAATGTTGTCGACCCTGAAAATATGGCTTTAAATCATATACAAGAAATTCTGAGAAATAATGGAAGTAGCTGTGGAAATTTTCAATTGCCAAATCCAATTCCGGTGAATATTTACGTCACAGAGTATAATGTGGATGAAGAAAAAAGACCtggtgaatatttattatcaacacTAAATGATGAACAAAAACACGTGTACAATATAGTCATTAGAGTGATTGACAATGAGAATGAACCTCAGcggttattttatattgacggATTTGCAGGAAGTGgaaaaacttatctatttaacacatttttgaGTGTTATTCGAAGAAGaaacgaaataattattccatGTGCTTCAACTGGCATTGCTGCAACACTTCTTAAAGGAGGAAAAACTTATCACTCTCTGTTTAAGCTTTTAATTCCAATTGATGATGGAGCTAAATCAAATATCAGAGGAAACTCTCAAGCTGCACGAGAACTGATCTCTGCAAAACTCATCATATGGGATGAAGTGACTGTTGGACATGCCTTAACAGCAGTTGATAAACTCTTCAAGGATCTGATGAAGAATGAAAGACCATTTGGaggaaaagtaattttatttgcaggaGATTTCAGACAAAATCTTCCCGTAGTGCCACATGCACAAAAAGTAGCTTTAATTGAATCGACTGTAAAATACAACCCTATATGGAGGAATGTAACTCAGGTTAAACTACAGCAAAATATGAGAActggagaagaaaaagaatttgcaaATTGGCTAATGCAACTAGGAGAtg ACGCTGGATGGGTCGGTACGGCCCGATACGTTGGCCCGCAAGATCTCCGGATCTCAACCCTCTCGATTTTTTTATGGGGATACTGCAAggaagtaatttataaaacgctTCCCGAAGATATAGAAGATCTGGAGACAAAATTACGATTTGCTATTTGGAATATCGACAAAGAAATAATGGAGAACgtcgaaagaaatttattaaaacgcaTGAGAGCTTGCGTTAGGATGGACGGCGGGCATTTCGAGCATCTgctctaa